A stretch of the uncultured Desulfobacter sp. genome encodes the following:
- a CDS encoding serine hydrolase domain-containing protein — protein MNPKFTGRIILLTAVSVFMLMSGVCFAQTTLEKALSAPGAKVTMPVEAAKKPFPKAFVTKAQKAFNSFHAQMGGDHTLYYLENVSSVMRTDLVVPNMQFKPFDYALDPRIEKITIKTDSEGPLKLKDYIVHPTFRHQAVMMVHKGKVVYEAYPGMLPTQVHLWSSASKTITGLLAAKFVVEGKIDPNASVTSYVKELSGTAWDKVRVIDLINHTTGLDTEENNQSILNPQSMFVRFLLSVFGSTDRTVEIEDWLQVLREAKPIEGEVPGERFRYSSLNTHVIGLVIEGITGIRVSDVIGQEIWGHLKARMPLLVHLAPDGQPLNLGIVSSTLQDMARYATLWTPSWQTFSDTQIVTKPILDLIRSSGDPESFKGGAKEQQALGLFAEKPVKGAYQFDFIFEDGAIYKHGNTGQGIYIDPERDFVAVMFSATPYVPPYGEVKLPAYMRAAAKMLAGK, from the coding sequence ATGAACCCGAAATTTACAGGAAGGATAATTCTGTTGACCGCCGTTTCTGTTTTTATGCTTATGTCCGGGGTCTGTTTTGCCCAGACCACCCTTGAAAAAGCATTGAGCGCCCCCGGTGCCAAAGTGACCATGCCGGTGGAGGCGGCAAAAAAGCCGTTCCCCAAGGCATTTGTTACCAAGGCTCAGAAAGCGTTCAACAGTTTCCATGCCCAGATGGGGGGAGACCACACCCTCTATTATCTTGAAAATGTCAGCTCGGTCATGCGCACCGACCTTGTTGTGCCGAATATGCAATTCAAGCCGTTCGACTATGCTCTGGATCCACGCATTGAAAAAATTACCATTAAAACGGACAGCGAAGGTCCGCTGAAACTCAAAGACTACATAGTTCACCCCACGTTTCGCCACCAGGCAGTGATGATGGTGCATAAGGGAAAGGTTGTCTATGAGGCCTATCCCGGCATGCTGCCTACCCAGGTCCATTTGTGGTCCTCCGCCTCAAAAACCATTACCGGGCTTTTGGCGGCCAAATTTGTGGTCGAGGGAAAAATTGATCCCAATGCATCTGTGACCAGTTACGTCAAGGAACTTTCCGGAACTGCCTGGGACAAGGTCAGGGTCATCGACCTGATCAACCACACCACCGGCCTGGATACCGAGGAGAACAACCAGTCCATCCTGAACCCCCAGTCGATGTTTGTCCGCTTTCTTTTGTCTGTCTTCGGCAGTACGGATCGCACGGTTGAGATCGAGGACTGGCTCCAGGTCCTGCGCGAAGCAAAACCGATTGAGGGAGAGGTGCCGGGCGAGCGGTTCCGCTATTCCTCGCTCAACACCCACGTTATCGGCCTGGTCATTGAGGGCATCACCGGGATTCGGGTCTCCGATGTTATCGGGCAGGAGATCTGGGGCCACCTGAAGGCCCGCATGCCTTTGCTGGTTCATCTTGCACCGGATGGACAGCCGCTCAACCTTGGGATCGTCTCATCCACCCTGCAGGACATGGCCCGCTACGCCACCTTGTGGACACCGAGCTGGCAAACTTTTTCCGACACTCAGATCGTGACCAAACCCATCCTCGATTTGATCCGGTCAAGTGGTGACCCCGAATCCTTCAAGGGCGGTGCCAAGGAACAACAGGCACTCGGCCTATTTGCCGAAAAGCCGGTCAAGGGCGCCTACCAGTTTGATTTTATTTTTGAGGACGGAGCTATTTACAAACACGGCAACACCGGTCAGGGCATTTACATAGACCCGGAACGCGACTTTGTTGCGGTCATGTTCTCCGCCACACCGTATGTGCCGCCCTATGGCGAAGTCAAGCTGCCGGCTTACATGCGTGCCGCAGCAAAGATGCTGGCCGGGAAATAA
- a CDS encoding serine hydrolase yields MNRKLIISLLLGAVLAAAGVPVVSAQDASKSQYPIPDDLTPVSNWKNGFTADEAKHFIEAYNAKSFVIGDDIGTYAFLNLSEVLPVSKVFRKGDVATLEVDMDASVGRFKVDGPLGNLTLEEVMNDKRARMQGIIVLKKGKIIYEKYPGMQEHACHTWMSSTKVVTGLIMHMLEQDGLLSLKDDVTKYIPEYKGSDWEGVELVDILHQQSGMDLVESAANIANPKSPVARAYAFAFSPKGATPDASIFDIMKEVKRYREPGTQFDYSTFNTHILGVVIEKVTGKKFTDVFTERIWAKAGMEGDAEMANTPIGESLNGGIFASRLRDKARFALLFTPSWSKVSRTRIVDDAYFKKVYGSNNSAAFFNKGSDLGNRMLENFKEAPSHASYQWDAVFADGDLYKSGKNGQGIYVSPKKDMAVVWFSNTFNNSPWLPIYARAIVKKYFKDK; encoded by the coding sequence ATGAACCGGAAACTTATCATATCATTGCTGTTGGGTGCGGTCCTGGCCGCTGCGGGGGTGCCCGTGGTGTCTGCCCAGGATGCATCTAAATCGCAATATCCCATTCCCGATGACCTCACCCCTGTTTCAAACTGGAAGAACGGGTTTACCGCCGATGAGGCAAAACACTTCATCGAAGCCTACAATGCCAAAAGTTTTGTCATCGGGGATGACATCGGTACCTACGCTTTCCTGAATCTTTCCGAAGTCCTGCCGGTATCCAAGGTGTTCCGGAAGGGGGATGTGGCAACCCTTGAGGTGGACATGGACGCGTCCGTCGGCCGGTTCAAGGTCGACGGCCCCCTGGGCAACCTGACCCTGGAAGAGGTGATGAATGACAAAAGGGCCAGGATGCAGGGCATCATTGTTTTAAAAAAAGGGAAGATCATTTACGAAAAATATCCGGGTATGCAGGAACATGCCTGCCATACCTGGATGTCTTCAACCAAGGTCGTTACCGGGCTGATCATGCACATGCTGGAACAGGACGGACTGCTGTCGCTTAAGGACGATGTGACAAAATACATCCCGGAGTATAAAGGCTCGGACTGGGAGGGTGTTGAACTGGTCGATATCCTTCACCAGCAGTCGGGCATGGACCTGGTGGAAAGCGCAGCCAACATCGCCAACCCTAAAAGTCCGGTTGCCCGGGCCTATGCCTTTGCCTTCAGTCCCAAAGGAGCGACGCCCGATGCATCCATATTTGACATCATGAAAGAGGTCAAACGCTACAGGGAGCCCGGTACCCAGTTTGATTACTCCACCTTCAACACCCACATCCTGGGTGTGGTGATTGAAAAAGTGACCGGTAAAAAATTCACCGATGTGTTTACCGAACGAATCTGGGCCAAAGCAGGAATGGAAGGAGATGCGGAAATGGCAAACACCCCCATCGGCGAGTCGTTGAACGGCGGCATTTTCGCCTCGCGACTGAGGGACAAGGCGCGGTTTGCCCTTCTATTTACGCCCAGCTGGTCAAAGGTATCCAGGACCAGGATCGTGGATGACGCCTACTTCAAGAAAGTATACGGTTCAAATAACTCCGCCGCCTTTTTCAATAAGGGCAGCGATCTTGGCAATCGTATGCTTGAAAATTTCAAGGAGGCCCCTTCCCATGCCTCTTACCAGTGGGACGCGGTGTTTGCAGACGGCGACCTCTACAAGTCGGGAAAAAACGGTCAAGGCATTTATGTCTCCCCAAAGAAGGACATGGCCGTGGTCTGGTTTTCCAATACGTTTAACAATTCTCCTTGGCTGCCCATTTATGCGCGCGCTATTGTGAAAAAGTATTTTAAAGACAAATAA
- a CDS encoding amidohydrolase, translating into MVTRREFIKNTSLGIAVAAASPSFAQSTEQVSKQGPSSRMLKLIPELHKAVDADAKRVAEIYKDIHQHAELGFMETRTAGVVAKELRALGFDVKTKIGITGVVGILKNGKGPVFMYRGDMDALPIEEKTGLPYASKVRASNLDGVEVPVSHMCGHDANTTLAIALGKAMVRLKDKWSGTLVLVAQPAEEPIEGAVAMIKDGLYTKHGVPKPDYFLAMHTAPLPTGAVILTSGRLNTGSQHIDVTFRGAGGHGSSPHVTSDPIIMAGAAIMQYQTIVSRMMDPTETSVLTVGMVDAGATYNVIPTEARLKLKLHYTTVESGEKMVDAIKRVSDNIARTYGITSDDMMPTVEVKGYAPPVVNSPEWMTRIREVLKEAKAADKVLNDKRALGGVGLFDLETSASDDAFALIEGIDGVQGAYLFLGSAPPDKMAQARKEGKEFPFFVHQPNYMIDLEALAFGTKVATVLALDVLGK; encoded by the coding sequence ATGGTTACCCGACGTGAATTTATAAAAAATACATCCCTTGGGATCGCGGTTGCAGCGGCGTCCCCTTCCTTTGCACAGAGTACGGAACAGGTCTCGAAACAGGGCCCAAGCAGCAGGATGCTCAAACTGATCCCTGAACTGCACAAGGCTGTGGATGCGGATGCAAAGCGCGTGGCCGAGATTTACAAGGATATCCACCAGCATGCTGAACTGGGGTTTATGGAGACCCGCACTGCGGGTGTTGTTGCCAAAGAACTACGTGCCCTGGGATTCGATGTGAAGACTAAAATCGGTATCACTGGCGTTGTCGGTATCCTTAAGAACGGCAAAGGGCCGGTTTTTATGTACCGGGGGGATATGGATGCCCTACCCATAGAAGAAAAAACGGGTCTTCCCTATGCGAGCAAGGTTAGGGCAAGCAATCTGGACGGGGTTGAAGTGCCTGTTTCTCATATGTGCGGACACGATGCCAATACAACCCTGGCCATCGCTTTGGGCAAGGCAATGGTCCGGCTGAAGGACAAATGGTCCGGCACACTGGTTCTTGTGGCCCAGCCCGCCGAAGAGCCCATCGAGGGTGCTGTCGCCATGATCAAGGACGGCCTTTACACCAAACACGGCGTTCCCAAACCGGACTACTTTCTGGCGATGCATACGGCCCCTCTACCGACAGGGGCCGTGATTCTTACCAGCGGACGGTTAAATACCGGCTCCCAGCACATTGACGTCACTTTCCGGGGAGCCGGCGGCCATGGGTCTTCGCCCCATGTTACGAGCGATCCCATCATCATGGCCGGCGCAGCAATCATGCAGTACCAGACCATCGTGTCACGCATGATGGACCCCACGGAGACCTCCGTGCTTACCGTCGGTATGGTTGATGCCGGTGCCACATATAATGTCATCCCCACCGAGGCCAGACTCAAACTTAAACTGCATTATACAACGGTAGAGAGCGGAGAAAAGATGGTGGATGCCATCAAACGTGTCAGTGATAATATCGCACGCACCTACGGCATCACATCAGACGACATGATGCCCACGGTGGAAGTGAAAGGCTACGCCCCGCCGGTGGTTAACTCCCCCGAATGGATGACCCGCATCCGGGAGGTCTTAAAGGAGGCTAAAGCCGCTGACAAGGTTTTAAATGACAAGCGTGCCCTGGGCGGCGTCGGGTTGTTCGATCTTGAGACGTCCGCCTCTGACGACGCCTTTGCCCTGATCGAGGGTATTGACGGGGTCCAGGGGGCCTATCTTTTTCTGGGCTCAGCGCCACCTGACAAGATGGCCCAAGCCCGCAAAGAAGGCAAAGAATTTCCTTTCTTTGTGCACCAGCCCAACTACATGATCGATCTTGAGGCCCTTGCTTTTGGAACCAAGGTCGCAACCGTCCTTGCCCTGGATGTACTGGGCAAATAA
- a CDS encoding carbohydrate porin — translation MNIKTLLLVISFAATLGTYAVAEESETDWLQRETLTGEWGGARDRLSEKGIKFEMEFTGYYQGTLSGDGYTGFDFGSRADSLISFNLEKLGLWKGGGFNTHLTYRSGDLPAFRGGALWPVNTGSIAPLGGEDSLVATSLYFTQRLTDSGLLFLGKINALDLLAGDPFFGGWGNHRFMNLAFTAPPSGVVPPVIMGAILSWRVAPYTVTFMIFDPNDHTDDYWFNDLFSAGVNLSLGVKWDGMVFKRTSSINLSATYSTEDSTDNSEILLPPDLKTGTKDGAYSISVQVNHLLLESSVTPGKGLGLYAKAAIADGNPNPIQGSFIGGFAGQRIVPGRPRDTFGIGYFYYNFSNELQSAVTPLITFENEQGIEVFYNIAVSPWLHITVDLQCIDPGTGGNADAWIGGLRTNIRF, via the coding sequence ATGAATATCAAAACATTGTTGCTCGTTATATCATTTGCAGCCACATTGGGTACCTATGCCGTTGCAGAAGAGAGCGAAACGGACTGGCTGCAGCGGGAGACACTTACAGGAGAATGGGGTGGTGCCCGCGACCGGTTGTCTGAAAAAGGCATCAAATTCGAGATGGAGTTCACCGGATATTATCAGGGGACCCTTTCAGGTGATGGATATACCGGCTTTGACTTCGGCAGCCGGGCGGACAGTCTTATCAGCTTTAACCTTGAAAAGCTCGGCCTATGGAAAGGCGGGGGATTCAACACCCACCTGACATACCGATCCGGTGATCTTCCGGCATTTCGGGGCGGTGCCCTGTGGCCGGTCAATACCGGAAGCATTGCGCCCCTTGGCGGAGAAGACAGTCTTGTGGCCACCTCATTGTATTTCACACAGCGGCTGACTGATTCAGGCTTACTTTTTTTGGGAAAGATCAATGCCCTTGACCTGCTGGCAGGCGACCCTTTCTTTGGCGGGTGGGGAAATCACCGTTTCATGAATCTTGCGTTTACAGCGCCCCCCAGCGGCGTGGTGCCCCCCGTCATCATGGGGGCTATTCTGAGCTGGCGTGTTGCGCCGTATACCGTGACCTTCATGATTTTCGATCCCAACGACCACACCGATGACTACTGGTTTAATGATCTCTTCTCCGCCGGCGTCAATCTTTCTCTTGGTGTCAAATGGGACGGGATGGTGTTTAAGCGAACCAGCAGCATCAACCTGTCCGCCACTTACAGCACAGAAGACAGTACAGACAACTCCGAAATACTCCTTCCCCCTGACCTGAAAACCGGGACAAAGGATGGTGCATACAGCATTTCCGTGCAGGTGAATCATCTGCTGCTGGAAAGTTCCGTAACACCCGGAAAGGGACTGGGGTTATACGCCAAGGCGGCCATCGCCGACGGGAATCCCAATCCAATCCAGGGGTCTTTTATCGGTGGTTTTGCCGGACAGCGTATTGTACCGGGACGTCCCAGGGACACATTTGGCATCGGCTATTTTTATTACAATTTCAGCAACGAGCTGCAATCCGCGGTCACCCCACTGATTACCTTTGAAAATGAACAGGGCATTGAGGTGTTTTATAATATAGCCGTTTCGCCCTGGCTGCATATCACGGTCGATTTGCAGTGTATCGATCCCGGCACGGGTGGAAACGCCGATGCCTGGATCGGGGGATTGCGCACAAACATTAGGTTCTAA
- a CDS encoding serine hydrolase domain-containing protein: MLRLLCFCILFSMSVSAAYAGQPEKVCRQSVNPLFKAFTAAESHGYMKNFVLNDALGTGPASIWFGTNAAQVLPTAVVPNRQAAMILESEIMPQIGKMKATTTLGEMSLDQFLYHPKSNAQAFIVVHKGRIVFEKYPGMREGDAHVLASAAKVTASLLIDLLIEEGTIDEQKAMGDYIPELAGSVWEQIKVIDVIDMSTGLDTMDGPAHFANPDSVIARMLRAELGEPYNGKVETMLDVMKMAKPESKAGEYFTYSSTATQALALLAEAASGQTWAEAFDQRIWSKMGVEGPFQVHLTPEGIAMAHGLLSMRLRDLARFGMLYTPSWNKISREQIVTPEILKRTRVPYRSREFYRNGPSAAKFMERLGDDTVRTGGRQWDAIWDDGDFFKAGFNTQGIYVSPARDLVVAYFSVEATQQIQKYLRPLVTSKLFQQ, translated from the coding sequence ATGTTAAGATTATTATGTTTTTGTATTTTATTTTCGATGTCTGTTTCGGCGGCATATGCAGGACAGCCGGAAAAGGTGTGCAGACAGTCTGTTAACCCACTTTTCAAAGCGTTTACAGCTGCGGAATCCCACGGATATATGAAAAATTTCGTCCTGAATGACGCACTGGGCACGGGGCCTGCCTCAATATGGTTCGGCACCAATGCCGCACAGGTATTACCCACGGCGGTCGTACCGAATCGGCAGGCGGCTATGATTTTGGAATCCGAAATCATGCCGCAGATCGGCAAGATGAAAGCGACAACAACCCTGGGAGAAATGAGCCTTGATCAGTTTCTATATCATCCGAAAAGTAACGCACAGGCGTTCATCGTCGTTCACAAGGGCCGTATCGTCTTTGAAAAGTATCCCGGTATGCGGGAAGGGGATGCCCATGTGCTGGCCTCGGCCGCTAAAGTAACAGCATCTCTCCTGATCGATCTTCTCATTGAAGAGGGGACGATCGATGAGCAGAAGGCCATGGGGGATTATATTCCTGAGTTGGCCGGAAGCGTCTGGGAGCAGATCAAGGTCATTGACGTTATAGATATGTCGACGGGCCTGGATACTATGGACGGCCCCGCGCATTTCGCCAATCCCGATTCCGTTATTGCCCGAATGCTGAGAGCAGAGCTGGGCGAACCCTACAACGGGAAAGTGGAAACCATGCTGGATGTCATGAAGATGGCAAAGCCAGAGAGTAAGGCAGGTGAGTATTTCACCTATTCCTCTACTGCAACCCAGGCCTTGGCCTTACTGGCCGAAGCGGCAAGCGGTCAGACATGGGCGGAGGCCTTTGACCAGCGTATCTGGTCAAAGATGGGTGTAGAAGGGCCTTTCCAGGTGCATCTCACCCCTGAAGGCATTGCCATGGCCCACGGCCTTCTTTCTATGCGCCTGCGGGATCTGGCGCGATTCGGTATGCTCTATACCCCCAGCTGGAACAAGATTTCCAGAGAGCAGATCGTGACACCGGAAATACTTAAACGCACGCGCGTTCCCTATAGAAGCAGGGAATTTTATCGGAACGGCCCGTCCGCTGCAAAATTCATGGAAAGACTCGGTGATGATACCGTGCGGACCGGCGGGCGGCAGTGGGATGCGATCTGGGATGACGGAGACTTCTTCAAGGCAGGGTTCAATACACAGGGGATCTACGTGTCTCCTGCGCGGGACCTTGTCGTCGCCTATTTCAGCGTGGAAGCGACACAGCAGATTCAAAAATACCTGCGTCCCCTTGTGACGTCAAAATTGTTTCAACAGTAA
- a CDS encoding amidohydrolase family protein has translation MMSKNNSDDKNGSHPNGLGGASSLFVSMMENAGRKLSRRDFIKGTTAVGGMVAFGGLASTVLAAGSKPEKDVPADAIYFGGPILTMVKDQDRAEALAVKNGQILAVGTKSEVMALKASGTTLVDLGGKTLMPGFFDPHSHVVLQAIKLSTANLDPIPIGNAGSIEDIQLIMKSWIQDNKLKPGAWGIGWGYDDTGIKEQRHPNRDDLDAVSTEHPILLMHISGHLMTCNSRMLEVLGITDETKDPEGGVIQRRAGSLEPNGVLEENAMFVVLEKFPAPSPEEAMDILEAGIRHYARAGITTAQDCATGKGTWQLLDALAKADRLPVDVIAWPLYKGIDDETFDVIAAHKHDNGRLKVGGVKLVLDGSLQGYTGYLSKPYHVQPDAGKIVGDHCDTEEAETIFVSPENKTGVPDAIPAAQKDYRGYSSMTQAQVDTWIKRCDAADLQVHAHTNGDAATDMLIEAVKKARTDKPRPDLRTTIIHAQTMREDQLDFSAQHGLSPSFFPIHVYFWGDRHRDLFLGSQRAARINPARSALDRDIKITLHHDAPIAGIELLTVAWTAVNRITSSGKELGPEQRITPFEALRAITADAAWQNFEEDRKGTLEAGKLADLVVLSDDPLAVDPMKIREIQVIETIKEGKSVFSAKG, from the coding sequence ATGATGTCAAAAAATAATAGTGACGATAAAAATGGTTCTCATCCCAACGGCCTCGGCGGCGCATCATCCCTGTTTGTCAGCATGATGGAAAACGCAGGAAGGAAATTATCAAGGCGTGATTTTATCAAGGGGACAACGGCAGTGGGCGGTATGGTCGCATTTGGCGGTCTTGCATCAACGGTGCTTGCCGCAGGTTCAAAGCCTGAAAAAGACGTGCCGGCCGATGCCATTTACTTTGGCGGCCCCATATTGACCATGGTCAAAGACCAGGACCGGGCCGAGGCCCTGGCCGTAAAAAACGGACAGATCCTTGCCGTGGGTACAAAATCCGAGGTCATGGCCCTGAAGGCAAGCGGTACAACGCTGGTGGACCTGGGCGGTAAAACCCTTATGCCCGGTTTTTTTGATCCCCATTCACATGTGGTGTTGCAGGCAATTAAGCTCTCCACCGCCAACCTGGACCCGATCCCCATTGGGAATGCCGGCAGTATAGAGGATATTCAACTTATTATGAAAAGCTGGATTCAGGATAACAAGCTTAAACCCGGCGCGTGGGGCATTGGCTGGGGGTATGACGATACAGGGATCAAGGAACAGCGCCATCCGAACCGTGATGATCTGGATGCGGTCTCCACCGAGCACCCGATTTTACTGATGCACATCTCCGGCCATTTAATGACCTGCAACAGCCGGATGCTTGAGGTTCTTGGGATCACAGATGAAACAAAAGATCCCGAAGGCGGTGTGATTCAGCGAAGAGCTGGAAGTTTGGAACCCAACGGTGTGCTCGAAGAAAATGCCATGTTTGTTGTCCTGGAAAAATTTCCGGCACCCTCCCCGGAGGAAGCCATGGATATACTGGAAGCAGGTATACGCCATTATGCAAGGGCAGGGATCACCACGGCCCAGGACTGTGCCACCGGCAAGGGAACCTGGCAGCTTTTAGATGCCCTGGCAAAGGCCGACAGGCTTCCCGTGGATGTGATTGCCTGGCCTTTGTACAAGGGGATAGATGATGAGACCTTTGATGTCATTGCAGCACACAAGCACGATAACGGACGGCTGAAGGTGGGCGGTGTTAAACTTGTACTGGACGGTTCCCTGCAGGGCTATACCGGGTATCTTTCAAAACCATACCATGTACAACCCGATGCCGGTAAAATTGTAGGCGACCATTGCGATACCGAAGAGGCTGAAACCATTTTTGTCAGCCCTGAAAACAAAACCGGGGTACCCGATGCGATTCCGGCGGCACAAAAAGATTATCGCGGATACAGCAGCATGACCCAGGCGCAGGTGGATACCTGGATAAAGCGGTGCGACGCTGCGGATCTCCAGGTCCATGCCCATACAAACGGTGATGCCGCAACCGATATGCTGATTGAAGCTGTCAAAAAAGCCCGGACCGACAAACCCCGTCCTGATCTGCGCACCACGATCATACATGCCCAGACCATGCGGGAAGACCAGCTTGATTTTTCAGCACAGCATGGCCTTTCGCCCTCTTTTTTCCCGATCCATGTATATTTCTGGGGCGACCGCCATCGGGACCTGTTCCTGGGGTCGCAAAGGGCGGCACGCATCAACCCGGCACGTTCCGCCCTTGACAGGGATATAAAGATTACCCTTCACCACGATGCCCCGATTGCAGGCATAGAACTGCTTACCGTGGCCTGGACCGCGGTAAACCGTATAACATCAAGCGGAAAAGAGCTTGGTCCGGAACAGCGGATTACGCCGTTTGAAGCACTGCGCGCCATCACTGCGGATGCGGCCTGGCAAAATTTTGAGGAAGACCGCAAAGGCACACTTGAAGCAGGCAAGCTGGCAGACTTGGTGGTTCTGTCCGACGATCCCCTGGCTGTAGATCCCATGAAGATCCGGGAGATCCAGGTCATAGAAACCATTAAGGAAGGCAAAAGCGTTTTCTCAGCCAAAGGTTGA
- a CDS encoding serine hydrolase — translation MNRKLTIALLLSAISICMMLSGISVAQENEKASPFMIKDTINGGSAEDQRRFKQAFGVASSLTANPTAAWFHNFTSRALPTAVIPRRQPVMPLDVKVVPKIGKVAATTTLGHMDLNAFLVHPKSFAQGFIVVHKGNIVFERYPGMRKENSHMTASTAKVFVGLLVECLIEEGVIDEQKTLGDYVPEFRKSAWAPVKVIDVMDMSTGLDPIDAPEHFVNPDAVITRMVMAELGETYKGKVENMIAVMRDAKTVSKSGEHFTYSSTATQALVVLTEAVTEQTFADAFDQRIWSKMGVDGPLQVHLSPDGYALGHGVLSLRLRDLARFGMLYTPSWNRTAVAQIVTPKILERARVPYRSRAFYRNGPSAKKFMERLGDFEVRSAGRQWDAVWDDGDFFKSGMNTQGIYVSPARDLVIAYFSLEPTQQLQKYLRPLVTSGLFE, via the coding sequence ATGAACCGAAAACTTACAATAGCATTACTGCTGAGTGCGATTTCAATCTGTATGATGCTGTCGGGAATCTCGGTTGCCCAGGAGAACGAAAAAGCCTCCCCATTCATGATCAAAGATACGATCAACGGCGGCTCTGCAGAAGATCAGCGCCGCTTCAAGCAGGCGTTCGGGGTTGCCTCCTCGCTGACGGCCAATCCCACGGCGGCCTGGTTTCATAACTTCACGTCCCGGGCCCTGCCCACGGCGGTTATCCCCCGCCGGCAGCCGGTCATGCCCCTGGATGTGAAGGTTGTTCCCAAGATCGGAAAGGTGGCGGCGACCACGACCTTGGGACATATGGACCTGAATGCGTTTCTGGTTCATCCCAAGAGCTTTGCCCAGGGATTTATCGTGGTTCACAAAGGGAATATCGTTTTTGAGCGGTATCCGGGCATGCGCAAAGAGAATTCTCATATGACCGCGTCCACGGCAAAGGTATTTGTCGGCCTTCTGGTGGAATGCCTGATCGAGGAGGGGGTGATCGACGAGCAGAAGACCCTTGGCGACTATGTGCCGGAGTTCAGGAAATCTGCCTGGGCGCCGGTCAAGGTCATCGATGTCATGGACATGTCCACGGGCCTGGACCCCATCGACGCACCCGAGCATTTTGTAAATCCGGATGCCGTGATCACCCGCATGGTCATGGCCGAACTCGGGGAGACCTATAAAGGTAAAGTGGAGAACATGATCGCGGTCATGAGGGATGCAAAAACGGTCAGCAAGTCTGGCGAGCATTTCACCTATTCCTCCACCGCCACCCAGGCCCTGGTGGTGTTGACCGAAGCCGTGACCGAGCAGACCTTTGCCGATGCATTTGATCAGCGCATCTGGTCGAAAATGGGGGTGGACGGTCCCCTGCAGGTCCATCTTTCTCCTGACGGATATGCCCTGGGCCACGGTGTGCTGTCGCTGCGGCTGCGGGATCTGGCGCGGTTCGGCATGCTTTACACCCCGAGCTGGAACAGGACTGCCGTGGCGCAGATCGTCACCCCTAAAATCCTGGAGCGCGCCCGGGTTCCCTACCGGAGCCGGGCGTTTTACCGGAACGGCCCCTCTGCCAAGAAATTCATGGAACGGCTGGGCGACTTTGAAGTCCGCTCCGCCGGGCGGCAATGGGATGCGGTGTGGGATGACGGAGATTTCTTCAAGAGCGGGATGAACACCCAGGGAATCTATGTGTCGCCGGCCCGGGACCTGGTCATTGCCTATTTCTCTTTGGAGCCGACCCAACAGCTTCAAAAATACCTGCGGCCCCTGGTGACATCGGGGTTGTTTGAATAA
- a CDS encoding alpha/beta hydrolase — MTQTIAYNPDRKYTVQVIDATYGKDDAGTLPARVYKPEGDGPFPLLLDVHGGAWGSGGCTDNQVLDMALAESGLVVVAVELRKAPAYPYPSQVMDVNFATRWAKAHAEQFNAVPEGMGGLGTSSGGHTLFLSAMRPMDARYGGLDLPDADGVDARLSYVIGAWPVIDPYARYLYAKENNRGFLVQASEAYFRNTEAMKEGNPLLALERDEPMNLPAALIIQGTEDTNLPISSAEQFVKAYRKANGVAELEWFADMPHNFALKAGLETDRAIEVMKAFIARRLAII, encoded by the coding sequence ATGACACAAACCATTGCTTACAATCCAGACAGGAAATACACCGTCCAGGTTATTGATGCAACCTACGGAAAGGATGATGCCGGAACCCTGCCGGCCCGCGTTTACAAACCCGAAGGAGACGGGCCTTTCCCGCTGCTTTTGGATGTGCATGGCGGGGCCTGGGGATCGGGTGGATGCACCGACAACCAGGTTCTTGACATGGCGCTGGCTGAAAGCGGGCTGGTTGTGGTAGCCGTAGAATTGCGGAAGGCACCGGCCTACCCGTATCCGTCCCAGGTAATGGATGTAAATTTTGCAACGCGGTGGGCCAAAGCCCATGCCGAACAATTCAACGCCGTTCCAGAGGGCATGGGAGGTCTGGGAACCTCCAGCGGCGGGCATACCCTGTTCCTCTCCGCCATGCGTCCGATGGATGCACGGTACGGCGGGTTGGATCTTCCGGACGCAGATGGTGTGGATGCACGTCTTTCCTATGTAATTGGGGCTTGGCCGGTGATCGACCCCTATGCACGATATCTGTATGCCAAGGAGAATAACCGCGGTTTTCTGGTTCAGGCCTCCGAAGCCTATTTCAGGAATACAGAAGCCATGAAGGAAGGCAATCCGCTTCTCGCCCTTGAAAGAGATGAGCCCATGAACCTTCCTGCGGCATTGATTATCCAGGGGACAGAGGACACCAACCTGCCTATTTCCTCAGCAGAGCAGTTTGTAAAAGCTTACCGAAAAGCCAATGGTGTTGCCGAACTTGAATGGTTTGCCGACATGCCACACAATTTTGCACTTAAAGCAGGCCTTGAAACAGACCGGGCAATCGAGGTCATGAAAGCGTTTATTGCCCGCAGGTTGGCCATTATATAA